The genomic DNA CGATTCGGCCGCGGGCAATTCCACGGTTTTTGATCAATGAAAGATACTGGGCCTGATTGGGAGTGAGTGACTTGGATACCAGCCAGGCCTGAAAATTTTCGGTCAACTCCTCTTCCCGTGGCTTCATTTTCAGGCGGCCCAGGGCGGCCTTGATAAAATCGATCAGGTTCCCGCCCGGCTTGCGGTAAGCTCGTCGGAGGTTTTCCTCGTTGAAATACATCTCAGGGCGGTTAAGCTTATCGGAAAGTATTTTTTCCTCTTCTTCCGACAATAAATCATCCTGCTGAACTTTCTGAATAATCGGGTCCTCTTTTTCAGCGGACCGGATTGTCTTTTC from Deltaproteobacteria bacterium includes the following:
- a CDS encoding restriction endonuclease subunit R produces the protein SKHPGDLVELGLEDEWLYAVTYVDVGPIGERVDKKEYVTNWEKTIRSAEKEDPIIQKVQQDDLLSEEEEKILSDKLNRPEMYFNEENLRRAYRKPGGNLIDFIKAALGRLKMKPREEELTENFQAWLVSKSLTPNQAQYLSLIKNRGIARGRIELEDLFQPPLSILNAAGLGVELFGEKGLKEIIEDMNESVFIKEVA